GATTGCCGTAACGCATGCCGAGCTCCACCTCCACCGGCCCGCGAAAACGGCTGCGGAGCTTCTTTTCCAGTGCGGTCTGAATGTCCCGGCTGTGATAGAGCAGTGGTGAACCCCGATCCGTCCACACCCGGGCATAGGCCTCGGCAGACTTCGCCGGCCGTGTGCGCAGCACCAGGCCATTGAGAATCAGCCACCACAGGGGACGCGGGATTTCCACCACCCGCGGATCCCAGAGAAACTCGCCCAGATAGCGACGCAGGGCCGTCGCGGTCGGCTCATCCGGCGTCCCCAGATTGGTCAGCAGGATCCCGAGACGCGCGGTCTCGTCGTGTTGAAAATCCGGACGGCCTGAGAATCGTTTCATTGCTGCCTGCGTGCCTCGATGAGCCGATGGTGTGATGGCGTTCCGTTCATGCTGAATCGGGGCCGCATATTGTATCAGGCCGGGGCTGGCATAATGGTGCCATGGAGCCCATCGCCGATCTCTACAGTGTCTTCCCCGAAAAGTTCGGGATTCCGCGCCAGTCCGGCCAGGCGCCGGATGCCCGGGCCGAGGTGGTGCTGCGTCCGCCCTTCGCCCGCGCCGAAGCGGTGCGCGGGCTCGAACAGTGCAGTCACATCTGGCTGCTCTTTCTCTGCCACCAGGCCGAGGGCTGGCGACCCACGGTTCGTCCCCCGCGTCTCGGCGGCAACAGCCGCCTGGGCGTGTTCGCCAGCCGCTCCCCCTTCCGGCCCAATCCCATCGGCCTGTCCGTGGTGCGCCTGGACGGGCTGAGCTGCGAGCAGGGGGTGCGCCTTCAGGTGAGTGGCGTGGACATGGTGGACGGCACGCCGGTTCTCGATATCAAGCCCTATCTGCCCTGGGCGGATGCCGTGCCGGAGGCCAGCGGCGGAATAGCGGCACGGCCGCCGGAACGTCTCCCGATTCGTTTCACCGAGGCCGCCTCCAGGGCCCTGGCCCAGCGCCCGGACGGGGGGCGGACCCGGCGACTCATCGAGCAGATTCTGGCCCTTGATCCGCGCCCGGCCTACCACGACGACCCGACGCGGGTGTACGTGAATGCTCTGGCGGACTGCAGCGTGCGCTGGTGCGTGGATGAGGGCGAGGTAAAGGTGATCGAGCTGCGCTTTCACAACCCCGACCGCCCGGCCCGGGCCGACTAGCGTTTCCAGCGGCCATGCCGCTGGGCGGCGTCAACGGCGTCTTCCGCCCGGGCGTATTCATAATCCCGGTTCGGGCTGATTCGGCGCAGCTC
Above is a genomic segment from Natronospira bacteriovora containing:
- the tsaA gene encoding tRNA (N6-threonylcarbamoyladenosine(37)-N6)-methyltransferase TrmO → MEPIADLYSVFPEKFGIPRQSGQAPDARAEVVLRPPFARAEAVRGLEQCSHIWLLFLCHQAEGWRPTVRPPRLGGNSRLGVFASRSPFRPNPIGLSVVRLDGLSCEQGVRLQVSGVDMVDGTPVLDIKPYLPWADAVPEASGGIAARPPERLPIRFTEAASRALAQRPDGGRTRRLIEQILALDPRPAYHDDPTRVYVNALADCSVRWCVDEGEVKVIELRFHNPDRPARAD